The genomic interval ACACGAGTGTATATTTGATGTAATTATTAAGTGAATGtgatgttttatgtttgtttttcttcctttcaggggtAAAACTGATGTTGTGGCCTTCTTAGTCTCCAGTGGAGCAAATGTTAATAAGCAGAACTCATTTGGCAACACACCTCTACATCTGGCTGTGGAGAATAACTATGAAGATGTAGTCAAAGTCCTGTTAAAtagcaaagaaaataacaatttacaggtcagcgaatatatatatatatgtgtgtgtgtgtgtataatgatatgtatgttggtttgtgttatatgtatatgaaacagtttatatttatatttttttaattaaaaacttttctTCAGCTCACACagacctgtacatacatacacaaatatacacacacataaacgcatatatacacaaaaatgcataAACAAATGATCCGTGAAGATAtaaaacacgtatgtatatataggtatttatgtatatatgtatg from Octopus sinensis unplaced genomic scaffold, ASM634580v1 Contig02991, whole genome shotgun sequence carries:
- the LOC118760977 gene encoding 26S proteasome non-ATPase regulatory subunit 10-like, whose protein sequence is MERGEGVRVRDQRLNGNETRGKTDVVAFLVSSGANVNKQNSFGNTPLHLAVENNYEDVVKVLLNSKENNNLQVNLQNRDGWTALHVASGYG